One stretch of Streptomyces sp. 135 DNA includes these proteins:
- a CDS encoding iron chelate uptake ABC transporter family permease subunit: MKAIRTRGGYSVRLDVRTAVVVALLVVAALAASVVLIGTGDFEIPAADVVRTLLGDGNAGQEFIVNELRLPRVLVGLLVGAALGLGGALFQSIARNPLGSPDVLGLGQGATAGALTMIVLFQGSAVAVAGGALVGGLVTGLAIYLLAWKRGVHGYRLVLVGIGVSAFITAVNGYLLTKADFVDAARAVVWMTGSLDGRDWDQVWPLLVLCAVLVPLVLVYGRPLRMLEMGDDVANALGVRVERTRLVLLTASVLLTAAATAAAGPVSFVALTAPQLARRLTRSPGPNLMPAMFMGAALLIVADFASQRAFGADQLPVGVVTGVLGGGYLLWLLVTQRKAGRI, translated from the coding sequence GTGAAGGCGATACGCACCCGGGGCGGCTACTCCGTCCGGCTCGATGTCCGCACGGCCGTGGTCGTCGCCCTGCTGGTCGTCGCCGCGCTCGCCGCGAGCGTCGTCCTGATCGGCACCGGCGACTTCGAGATCCCGGCCGCCGATGTCGTGCGCACCCTGCTCGGCGACGGCAACGCCGGGCAGGAGTTCATCGTCAACGAACTGCGGCTGCCACGGGTCCTCGTCGGGCTCCTGGTGGGCGCGGCCCTCGGACTCGGCGGCGCGCTCTTCCAGTCCATCGCCCGCAACCCGCTGGGCAGTCCCGACGTACTCGGCCTCGGGCAGGGGGCGACCGCCGGCGCGCTCACCATGATCGTCCTGTTTCAGGGCAGCGCGGTCGCGGTCGCGGGCGGCGCGCTCGTCGGCGGTCTCGTCACCGGCCTCGCCATCTATCTGCTGGCCTGGAAGCGCGGGGTGCACGGCTACCGGCTCGTCCTGGTCGGCATCGGCGTCTCCGCCTTCATCACGGCCGTCAACGGCTATCTGCTCACCAAGGCGGACTTCGTCGACGCCGCCCGCGCCGTCGTCTGGATGACCGGCTCCCTCGACGGCCGCGACTGGGACCAGGTCTGGCCGCTGCTCGTGCTCTGCGCCGTCCTCGTGCCGCTCGTCCTCGTGTACGGGCGTCCGCTGCGGATGCTGGAGATGGGCGACGACGTCGCGAACGCGCTCGGCGTACGCGTGGAGCGCACCCGCCTCGTCCTGCTCACCGCCTCCGTGCTGCTCACCGCGGCCGCCACCGCCGCCGCAGGTCCCGTCAGCTTCGTGGCGCTCACCGCGCCGCAGCTGGCCCGGCGCCTCACGCGCTCGCCCGGCCCGAACCTCATGCCTGCCATGTTCATGGGCGCCGCTCTGCTGATCGTCGCGGACTTCGCCTCGCAGCGGGCCTTCGGCGCCGACCAGT
- a CDS encoding iron chelate uptake ABC transporter family permease subunit → MLVDSPPEPRAQTAPAPPKRLAIRTVGLLVSAALLLLVFLASIAVGAKSMPLDQVWHGLFHDSGTYGDVVVGERLARSLLGLLAGAALGLSGAVLQALTRNPLADPGLLGINLGASSAVVTAISFFGVTSLSGYVWFAFLGASLVGVLLYLLGGARGATPVRLALAGTAISAALYGYLQAVMIMDGAALNKMRFWTVGSLASANMETIRQVLPFLAVGTVLALGLARPLNAMAMGDDTARALGAHLTRTRALSMAAATLLCGAATAACGPIVFVGLMVPHIVRSFTGPDMRWILPYAAVLSPVLLLGADVVGRIVARPSELQVGIVTAVIGAPVFILLVRRRKLAQL, encoded by the coding sequence GTGTTGGTCGACAGTCCCCCAGAACCTCGCGCGCAGACCGCTCCCGCGCCCCCGAAACGCCTTGCGATACGCACGGTCGGGCTGCTCGTCTCGGCGGCCCTCCTCCTGCTCGTCTTCCTCGCGAGCATCGCGGTCGGCGCCAAGTCGATGCCCCTGGACCAGGTGTGGCACGGGCTGTTCCACGACTCGGGGACGTACGGCGACGTGGTCGTGGGGGAGCGGCTCGCGCGCAGCCTGCTCGGGCTGCTCGCCGGTGCCGCCCTCGGCCTGTCCGGCGCCGTCCTCCAGGCGCTCACCCGCAATCCGCTGGCCGACCCCGGGCTCCTCGGCATCAACCTGGGCGCGTCATCGGCGGTCGTCACCGCCATCAGCTTCTTCGGCGTCACCTCGCTGAGCGGCTATGTGTGGTTCGCCTTCCTCGGGGCGTCGCTCGTCGGTGTCCTGCTCTATCTCCTGGGCGGTGCGCGCGGCGCGACGCCGGTGCGGCTCGCGCTCGCCGGTACCGCGATCAGCGCCGCGCTCTACGGCTACCTCCAGGCCGTCATGATCATGGACGGTGCCGCGCTCAACAAGATGCGGTTCTGGACGGTCGGTTCGCTGGCCTCCGCCAACATGGAGACCATCCGGCAGGTCCTGCCCTTCCTCGCGGTCGGCACCGTGCTCGCGCTCGGCCTCGCCCGGCCGCTGAACGCCATGGCCATGGGCGACGACACCGCACGCGCGCTCGGCGCCCACCTCACGCGTACGCGCGCGCTGTCGATGGCGGCGGCGACGCTGCTGTGCGGGGCCGCGACCGCCGCCTGCGGGCCGATCGTGTTCGTCGGCCTGATGGTGCCGCACATCGTGCGCTCCTTCACCGGGCCCGACATGCGCTGGATCCTGCCGTACGCGGCCGTCCTGTCGCCGGTCCTGCTGCTCGGCGCGGACGTCGTCGGGCGGATCGTGGCGCGGCCCTCGGAACTCCAGGTGGGGATCGTGACCGCCGTCATCGGCGCACCCGTCTTCATCCTTCTCGTACGACGGCGGAAGTTGGCCCAGCTGTGA
- a CDS encoding siderophore-interacting protein: protein MTDSPYQYFDVQVLRAEHLTPAMIRVAFGGPGLRRMASAGLDQRIKIFLPHPGQDEPVMPDTDTGDASDWYAAWCALDPAVRGIMRTYTTRDLRRDPDELIVDFAVHGAAPSPADGPATSWARTARPGARVGVLAPVDEENAAYDFRPPRDTDWLLLTADESALPAVAAILETLPPALPTRVWIEVHDLADRQTLPTEADAEIHWLTREGTTPDAIRGAALPEGTPYAWIAGESSTVKAVRRHLVTERGFDRKRVSFSGYWRKHTTTDELIDRGENP, encoded by the coding sequence ATGACCGACTCCCCGTACCAGTACTTCGACGTCCAGGTCCTGCGCGCCGAGCACCTGACGCCCGCCATGATCCGCGTCGCCTTCGGCGGCCCCGGCCTGCGGCGGATGGCGTCCGCCGGCCTCGACCAGCGCATCAAGATCTTCCTGCCGCACCCGGGCCAGGACGAGCCCGTGATGCCGGACACGGACACCGGCGACGCCTCCGACTGGTACGCCGCGTGGTGCGCCCTCGACCCGGCGGTGCGCGGCATCATGCGTACGTACACGACCCGCGACCTGCGCCGCGACCCCGACGAACTGATCGTCGACTTCGCCGTCCACGGTGCGGCCCCCTCACCCGCCGACGGCCCCGCCACCAGCTGGGCACGGACCGCGCGGCCCGGCGCCCGCGTCGGCGTCCTCGCCCCGGTCGACGAGGAGAACGCGGCGTACGACTTCCGGCCGCCGCGGGACACCGACTGGCTGCTCCTGACCGCCGACGAGTCGGCGCTCCCGGCGGTCGCGGCCATCCTCGAAACCCTCCCGCCCGCCCTGCCGACACGCGTCTGGATCGAGGTCCACGACCTGGCCGACCGCCAGACCCTGCCCACCGAGGCGGACGCGGAGATCCACTGGCTCACCAGGGAGGGCACCACCCCGGACGCGATCCGCGGCGCCGCGCTCCCCGAGGGCACGCCCTACGCCTGGATCGCCGGCGAGTCCTCGACCGTCAAGGCGGTCCGCCGCCACCTGGTCACCGAGCGCGGCTTCGACCGCAAGCGGGTGTCGTTCTCGGGCTACTGGCGCAAGCACACGACGACGGACGAACTGATCGACCGAGGCGAGAACCCGTGA
- a CDS encoding HAD-IIA family hydrolase, which produces MSQTAGHGAGGSARTRPEGSSRALSEAYDTALLDLDGVVYAGGHAIAYAVESLGTAREGGMHLAYVTNNALRTPDAVAEHLTDLGIETAASDVITSAQAVARLVSEHVPEGARVLVIGGEGLRVALRERGLEPVESADDDPAAVVQGYGGPDLAWGRFAEASYAVARGVPWFASNTDLTIPSARGIAPGNGAAVEVVRIATGAEPQVAGKPLPPMHRETILRTGAERPLVVGDRLDTDIEGAFHGGVDSLLVLTGVTDGAQLVAARPEHRPTYVDADLRGMLTRQPEVAPVEGGFGCGGWTAVVRGGELALDGEGEVMDGLRALCAAAWTEAGGGVCELDAGKALSRLGV; this is translated from the coding sequence ATGAGCCAGACCGCAGGCCACGGTGCGGGCGGGAGCGCCAGGACGCGGCCCGAGGGCAGCAGCCGGGCGCTGAGTGAGGCCTATGACACGGCTCTGCTCGATCTGGACGGGGTGGTGTACGCGGGCGGTCACGCCATCGCGTACGCCGTCGAGTCGCTCGGGACCGCGCGTGAGGGCGGGATGCACCTCGCGTACGTGACGAACAACGCGCTGCGCACGCCGGACGCGGTGGCGGAGCATCTGACGGATCTCGGTATCGAGACCGCCGCGTCGGATGTGATCACTTCGGCGCAGGCCGTGGCCCGCCTGGTGAGTGAGCATGTGCCCGAGGGGGCGCGGGTGTTGGTGATCGGCGGTGAGGGGCTGCGGGTCGCGCTGCGGGAGCGGGGCCTTGAGCCGGTCGAGTCGGCGGACGACGATCCGGCGGCGGTCGTGCAGGGGTACGGCGGGCCGGATCTGGCGTGGGGGCGCTTCGCCGAGGCCAGTTACGCGGTCGCGCGGGGTGTGCCGTGGTTCGCGTCGAACACCGACCTGACGATCCCGAGTGCGCGGGGCATCGCGCCGGGCAATGGCGCGGCGGTGGAGGTCGTACGTATCGCTACGGGCGCGGAGCCGCAGGTGGCGGGCAAGCCGCTGCCTCCGATGCACCGGGAGACGATCCTGCGGACGGGGGCCGAGCGGCCGCTGGTCGTGGGCGACCGGCTGGACACGGACATTGAGGGCGCCTTCCACGGCGGGGTGGACTCGCTGCTCGTGCTGACGGGTGTCACGGACGGCGCGCAGCTGGTCGCCGCGCGGCCGGAGCACCGGCCGACGTACGTGGACGCGGATCTGCGCGGCATGCTCACCCGGCAGCCCGAGGTCGCCCCCGTGGAGGGCGGATTCGGCTGCGGCGGCTGGACCGCCGTGGTGCGGGGCGGTGAGCTGGCGCTGGACGGTGAGGGCGAGGTCATGGACGGGCTGCGGGCGCTGTGCGCGGCGGCCTGGACGGAAGCGGGGGGCGGCGTGTGCGAGCTCGATGCGGGCAAGGCGTTGTCGCGGCTCGGGGTGTAG